A single window of Rhodococcus jostii RHA1 DNA harbors:
- a CDS encoding SDR family oxidoreductase: MTEPETREKQVVVVTGAASGIGAGIARHAHARGMTVVLADIDTAALDRLAADLGGAALTCATDVADSGSVHALADLAFDSFGRVDLLFNNAGIMRAGFLWQLGESDWDAALGVNVTGVVNGIRAFVPRMIDQGGGRVVNTASVGGFAPGPMMSPYSASKFAVVAITECLQMELSMVGAPVSASVLAPGPVVTSVFDNPFGSVSHPAVDHMVAQMRELLGTDGLDPDTFAESVFAGIDRGDFWLAPQGEHLDSMVRQHTATILERREPVIRQSFR; this comes from the coding sequence GTGACGGAACCGGAAACACGTGAGAAGCAGGTTGTCGTCGTCACCGGCGCGGCCTCGGGAATCGGGGCGGGGATCGCCCGGCACGCGCACGCCCGCGGTATGACGGTGGTGCTCGCCGACATCGACACGGCCGCACTGGACCGTCTGGCCGCGGACCTGGGCGGAGCCGCCCTCACGTGCGCAACGGACGTCGCGGACTCCGGGTCCGTCCACGCCCTGGCCGATCTCGCGTTCGACTCGTTCGGCCGGGTGGACCTGCTGTTCAACAACGCCGGAATCATGCGCGCCGGGTTCCTGTGGCAACTCGGCGAATCCGACTGGGACGCCGCCCTCGGTGTCAACGTCACGGGTGTCGTCAACGGGATCCGGGCGTTCGTTCCGCGCATGATCGACCAGGGCGGCGGCCGCGTCGTCAACACGGCCTCGGTCGGTGGATTCGCGCCCGGTCCGATGATGTCGCCGTACAGCGCATCGAAATTCGCGGTCGTCGCGATCACCGAGTGCCTGCAGATGGAGTTGAGCATGGTGGGCGCCCCGGTGTCCGCGAGCGTGTTGGCGCCGGGGCCCGTCGTCACGTCCGTCTTCGACAACCCGTTCGGGTCGGTCTCCCATCCGGCCGTCGACCACATGGTCGCGCAGATGCGCGAACTGCTCGGCACCGACGGACTCGACCCAGACACGTTCGCCGAGTCGGTCTTCGCGGGCATCGACCGGGGCGACTTCTGGCTCGCACCGCAGGGTGAGCACCTCGACAGCATGGTGCGCCAGCACACCGCCACCATCCTCGAGCGGCGAGAACCGGTGATCCGGCAGTCGTTCCGCTGA
- a CDS encoding lysylphosphatidylglycerol synthase transmembrane domain-containing protein yields the protein MTDADDTRPTPRRRRVEWVIGGLLVVVLTVEIVLIWPDLSESVQNLGDLHWGWVAAAVVASLASMSSFARVQRCLLGVAGVHIKQRQSLAVTFASNSMSVTLPGGPVLATTFTYRQTRLWGASPVVATWQLVMAGVLQAIGLALVGLAGALLVGAKTNPFSLIFTFGGLCAFLVVAQYAASRPDALEGVGITALRGFNRLRKKPPLTGVRQWKHIVNQMSAVRMDRRDTARAFGWSLFNWIADASCLAFACYAVGAHPGFAGLAVAYAAGNAAGSAIPLLPAGLGVMDAVLVPALTASGMTGAEAVSAIVVYRLVSFLLMAAIGWIVFAARFRGAQQQGEEGPDLEPLWRRGT from the coding sequence ATGACTGACGCCGACGACACTCGCCCGACGCCCCGCAGGCGTCGTGTCGAATGGGTGATCGGCGGCCTGCTCGTCGTCGTGCTCACGGTGGAGATCGTCCTCATCTGGCCGGACCTGTCGGAGAGCGTCCAGAACCTCGGCGACCTGCATTGGGGATGGGTGGCCGCAGCCGTCGTGGCGTCGCTGGCGTCGATGTCGAGTTTCGCCCGCGTCCAGCGCTGCCTGCTGGGGGTCGCGGGTGTGCACATCAAACAGCGGCAGTCCCTCGCGGTGACGTTCGCCTCCAATTCGATGAGCGTGACACTGCCCGGCGGCCCGGTTCTGGCGACGACGTTCACGTACCGGCAGACGCGCCTCTGGGGTGCATCACCGGTGGTCGCGACGTGGCAACTGGTGATGGCCGGCGTCCTCCAGGCGATCGGCCTGGCACTCGTCGGACTGGCGGGCGCACTGCTCGTCGGGGCGAAGACCAACCCGTTCTCGCTGATCTTCACGTTCGGCGGCCTGTGCGCGTTCCTGGTGGTGGCCCAGTACGCCGCATCGCGACCCGACGCCCTCGAGGGGGTCGGCATCACCGCGCTGCGCGGATTCAACAGGCTTCGAAAGAAGCCTCCGCTGACCGGTGTTCGCCAGTGGAAGCACATCGTGAACCAGATGAGCGCCGTCCGGATGGATCGCCGCGACACGGCCCGTGCGTTCGGGTGGTCGCTGTTCAACTGGATCGCCGACGCCTCGTGCCTCGCCTTCGCGTGCTACGCGGTCGGCGCGCATCCCGGGTTCGCCGGACTCGCCGTCGCGTACGCGGCGGGCAACGCCGCGGGCTCGGCCATTCCACTCCTGCCCGCCGGACTCGGCGTCATGGATGCCGTGCTCGTCCCCGCGTTGACTGCCAGCGGAATGACCGGCGCCGAAGCGGTATCCGCGATCGTCGTCTACCGGCTGGTCAGCTTCCTTCTCATGGCCGCCATCGGCTGGATCGTCTTCGCGGCACGCTTCCGGGGCGCGCAACAGCAGGGCGAGGAGGGCCCGGACCTCGAACCGCTGTGGCGTCGCGGCACGTGA
- a CDS encoding SDR family NAD(P)-dependent oxidoreductase, producing MATPATSTPRRRCAALVTGGTGGIGSAIARQLATHGHDVAITYRSNADVAADLVGELEGRGVGAQAFSADLTDQPRVASVVMQIVEHFGGIGILVHAAGPHIPMIHLSEVAPRDYAEHLEQEAVAFFTVVKAALPALREASGSVVAVTTAATSRFPVRDGLSPGTKGAIEQLVKGFAAEEGRYGVRFNSVGPGMLTDGMAERLISSEELDQRALDAAMSRIPLRRFGTAVDVAEAVCFLASDRAGFVTGQKLDVDGGYTV from the coding sequence ATGGCGACACCCGCCACCAGCACCCCCCGACGTCGTTGCGCCGCACTCGTCACGGGCGGCACCGGCGGCATCGGCTCCGCCATCGCACGGCAACTCGCAACCCACGGCCACGACGTGGCCATCACCTACCGATCCAATGCCGACGTCGCCGCGGACCTCGTCGGCGAGCTGGAAGGCCGCGGCGTCGGAGCGCAGGCGTTCTCCGCCGACCTCACCGACCAGCCCCGCGTCGCGAGTGTCGTCATGCAGATCGTCGAGCACTTCGGCGGCATCGGCATCCTCGTTCACGCCGCAGGACCGCACATTCCGATGATCCACCTGTCCGAGGTCGCTCCCCGGGACTACGCCGAGCACCTCGAACAGGAGGCCGTCGCCTTCTTCACCGTCGTCAAGGCCGCCCTGCCCGCGCTGCGGGAGGCGTCCGGATCCGTCGTCGCGGTCACGACCGCGGCCACCAGCCGATTCCCGGTGCGCGACGGACTGTCGCCGGGCACGAAGGGCGCGATCGAACAGCTGGTCAAGGGATTCGCCGCCGAGGAGGGCCGCTACGGCGTCCGCTTCAACTCGGTCGGCCCGGGAATGCTCACCGACGGCATGGCCGAGCGGCTGATCAGCTCCGAAGAACTCGATCAGCGCGCACTCGACGCCGCCATGAGCCGGATACCGTTACGCCGGTTCGGCACCGCCGTCGACGTTGCCGAGGCGGTCTGTTTCCTCGCGAGCGACCGGGCCGGGTTCGTCACCGGACAGAAGCTCGACGTCGACGGCGGATACACGGTGTGA
- a CDS encoding VIT1/CCC1 transporter family protein produces MSAENAERAEPSGHPDEPHAPSLASRLNWLRAGVLGANDGIVSTAGLVVGVAAATTERAAIFTAGFAGLAAGAVSMALGEYVSVSTQRDTERALLSKERRELTETPDAEFEELVAMYEAKGLSDDTARTVARELTDHDAFAAHVDVELGIDPDDLTNPWQAAGSSALSFTLGALIPLLAILLPPVHLRIPVAFVAVLVALALTGTVSAALGGAQRTRAVLRVVLGGALAMLVTYGIGQLVGTGIA; encoded by the coding sequence ATGTCAGCAGAGAACGCCGAGCGGGCCGAGCCCTCGGGGCATCCCGACGAGCCGCACGCACCCAGTCTGGCGAGCCGCCTCAACTGGTTGCGGGCCGGGGTCCTCGGCGCCAACGACGGCATCGTGTCGACCGCCGGGCTGGTGGTCGGCGTGGCCGCGGCCACCACCGAGCGAGCGGCAATATTCACCGCCGGATTCGCGGGTCTCGCGGCCGGCGCGGTGTCGATGGCGCTGGGCGAATACGTCTCGGTGAGCACCCAGCGCGACACCGAACGCGCGCTGCTGTCGAAAGAACGGCGCGAACTCACCGAGACCCCCGACGCCGAATTCGAGGAACTCGTCGCGATGTACGAGGCCAAGGGGCTGAGTGACGACACCGCCCGGACGGTCGCGCGCGAACTCACCGATCACGATGCGTTCGCCGCCCACGTGGACGTCGAACTGGGCATCGACCCGGACGATCTGACCAACCCCTGGCAGGCCGCCGGGTCCTCGGCGCTGTCCTTCACGCTCGGCGCCCTGATCCCGTTGCTGGCGATTCTCCTACCGCCCGTGCACCTGCGCATTCCGGTGGCGTTCGTCGCGGTGCTGGTCGCGCTGGCCCTCACGGGCACCGTGAGCGCGGCTCTCGGCGGCGCACAGCGCACCCGGGCAGTGCTCCGCGTCGTGCTGGGCGGAGCACTCGCGATGCTCGTGACGTACGGAATCGGTCAGCTGGTGGGGACGGGCATCGCCTAG
- a CDS encoding universal stress protein: MSTPASHSVVVGLDGSDASTAAALWGAAVASKWGATLSLVHALPQDGPLYSPAAIMLESQFLSQLREDGEAIIGTAKRLLGPKFPGLEIETTISPGPAGTALLEAADWARLIVLGSTGTGAIRSVLLGSTALHVANRAPCPVTVLRGEVTTPDQRPVVVGVDGSDLSRDAVAHAFEFASFFEAPLSAVHTWQGSPTLGAGGTGMLVDWDAVKQEEEALLSEALAGESERYPDVSVTRVAEQGAAADVLLRHADDAQLIVVGSHGRGPWLGALMGSTSQNLLHHAKCPVMICRSE, translated from the coding sequence GTGAGCACACCCGCCAGTCATTCCGTCGTCGTCGGCCTGGACGGATCCGACGCCTCCACCGCCGCCGCCCTGTGGGGCGCCGCAGTCGCGTCGAAGTGGGGTGCCACGCTGTCGCTCGTGCACGCGCTGCCACAGGACGGTCCGCTGTACAGCCCCGCTGCGATCATGCTGGAATCGCAGTTCCTCAGTCAGCTGCGTGAGGACGGTGAGGCCATCATCGGGACGGCGAAGAGGCTGCTGGGGCCGAAGTTCCCCGGTCTCGAGATCGAGACGACCATCAGTCCCGGTCCGGCGGGGACCGCACTGCTCGAGGCCGCCGACTGGGCCCGGTTGATCGTGCTCGGATCCACGGGGACGGGGGCGATCCGTTCGGTGCTGCTCGGCTCGACGGCACTGCACGTCGCCAACCGCGCACCCTGCCCCGTGACCGTTCTCCGGGGCGAAGTCACCACCCCCGACCAGCGTCCGGTGGTGGTCGGGGTCGACGGAAGCGACCTCAGCCGTGACGCGGTGGCCCATGCATTCGAGTTCGCGTCGTTCTTCGAGGCGCCGCTGAGCGCCGTCCACACGTGGCAGGGCTCCCCCACACTCGGCGCGGGCGGCACCGGCATGCTCGTCGACTGGGATGCCGTCAAGCAGGAAGAGGAGGCGCTGCTCTCCGAGGCCCTCGCGGGCGAATCGGAACGATACCCGGACGTGTCCGTGACCAGGGTGGCCGAACAGGGCGCCGCAGCCGACGTCCTCCTGCGGCATGCAGACGACGCTCAGCTGATCGTCGTCGGCAGCCACGGCCGGGGACCGTGGCTCGGCGCGCTGATGGGCTCGACGAGCCAGAATCTGCTCCACCACGCGAAATGTCCGGTCATGATCTGCCGGAGCGAGTGA
- a CDS encoding CYTH and CHAD domain-containing protein, translated as MSTATSVSEVERKYEAGSEQQIPSLSGLPGVDGEPLLDSIQLSALYYDTGELLLLRAGITLRRREGGDDAGWHLKIPAGADERTELQLAPDAEHPETEVPREFAELLTAVTRGAALNPVALISTDRERRRLVDAAGTTLAEVVSDVVIAAVPETGTGSDERVWREVEVELAAGDRNLFDAIDSRLTDAGITRSDAPSKLRRALGDAVTGTPRPAGRKKRSTPRTMLLEYLAAQKDSLVTADLGVRRDLDESVHDLRVSARRIRSVLQVYGTSLRDQETVDELIVELRWVGQALSSARDTEVQWSRLVDRLGDAEEIPDREVVRARLDEYFSALAATARPAALAALNSRRYLDLLAGLDTFLVAVEASGSGGPSKKAVTKSLRALSKSVHQRVGKAAAATARAERDELTHRARKRAKRMRYAVEATRSLAPKASDRAQTKFKGFQDVLGEYQDAVVARDHILAMVAEDQHSAESSLGLGMLLQRELERGDALAAEVKPEWKSAKKVARKVWK; from the coding sequence ATGAGTACCGCGACATCCGTCTCCGAAGTGGAACGCAAGTACGAGGCCGGTTCGGAGCAGCAGATACCCAGCCTCTCGGGACTGCCCGGTGTGGACGGCGAACCTCTGCTCGACTCGATCCAGCTGTCCGCCCTGTACTACGACACGGGCGAACTCCTGCTGCTCCGCGCCGGAATCACCCTCCGCCGCCGGGAAGGCGGCGACGACGCCGGCTGGCACCTGAAGATCCCGGCAGGCGCGGACGAACGGACCGAGCTGCAGTTGGCGCCCGACGCCGAGCACCCCGAGACGGAGGTGCCCCGGGAATTCGCGGAGCTGCTCACGGCCGTCACCCGCGGCGCGGCCCTGAACCCGGTCGCGCTCATCAGCACCGACCGGGAGCGGCGGCGGCTCGTGGACGCGGCGGGAACGACGCTCGCCGAGGTCGTCTCGGACGTCGTGATCGCCGCCGTCCCCGAGACGGGGACCGGATCCGACGAGCGGGTGTGGCGTGAGGTCGAGGTCGAACTCGCAGCCGGTGACCGAAACCTGTTCGACGCCATCGACTCCCGGCTGACCGATGCCGGAATCACCCGTTCGGATGCGCCGTCGAAGTTGCGGCGGGCGCTCGGCGACGCGGTGACCGGCACCCCGCGCCCCGCGGGTAGGAAGAAGCGGTCCACTCCCCGGACGATGCTGCTGGAGTATCTGGCGGCGCAGAAGGATTCTCTCGTGACGGCCGACCTCGGCGTGCGCCGCGACCTCGACGAGTCCGTCCACGACCTCCGGGTCTCGGCCAGGCGCATCCGGAGTGTCCTCCAGGTGTACGGGACCAGCCTGCGCGACCAGGAAACCGTCGACGAGTTGATCGTCGAACTCCGCTGGGTCGGTCAGGCCCTCAGCTCGGCGCGGGACACCGAGGTGCAGTGGAGCCGGCTCGTGGATCGGCTCGGCGACGCCGAGGAAATACCCGACCGCGAGGTCGTGCGGGCACGCCTCGACGAATACTTCTCGGCACTCGCCGCGACAGCCCGGCCCGCAGCACTGGCCGCCCTGAACTCCCGGCGCTACCTCGACCTGCTCGCCGGGCTCGACACGTTCCTCGTCGCCGTCGAGGCGTCCGGGAGCGGCGGCCCGTCGAAGAAGGCCGTCACGAAATCGCTGCGCGCATTGTCGAAGTCCGTGCACCAGCGCGTGGGAAAGGCGGCGGCCGCGACCGCCCGGGCCGAGCGCGACGAGCTGACACACCGAGCGCGCAAGCGCGCCAAACGAATGCGCTATGCGGTCGAGGCGACGCGGTCACTGGCTCCGAAGGCGTCCGACCGCGCTCAGACGAAGTTCAAGGGCTTTCAGGACGTCCTCGGCGAATACCAGGACGCGGTCGTCGCACGGGACCACATCCTGGCGATGGTCGCGGAGGATCAGCACTCCGCCGAGTCGAGCCTGGGTCTCGGAATGCTGCTGCAGCGCGAACTGGAGCGCGGCGATGCATTGGCAGCAGAAGTGAAACCGGAGTGGAAGAGCGCGAAGAAGGTGGCCCGAAAAGTCTGGAAGTAG
- a CDS encoding pseudouridine synthase, whose protein sequence is MPDAPLPVRDGLNPTRLRMPDVGAWPTVLEYLVARFPHDETRLREKVAAAEVVDERGQPITEATPFAPRKFVYLYRDPPVEKRVPFDIEILHRDEDLLVVDKPHFLASTPRGAYVAESALVRLRRDFDLPELTPAHRLDRLTAGVLIFTVRREVRRDYQSLFDQRRVVKEYEAVARYDPDLRLPATVRSRIVKERGVLKAYEMDGPANSESRIELLEIHGDAARYRLLPHTGKTHQLRLHMSSLGIPIHGDNFYPDFYDVAADDYSTPLRLLARSVEFVDPYSGVTRRFASVRSLDWPS, encoded by the coding sequence GTGCCCGACGCCCCGCTTCCCGTCCGCGACGGCCTCAACCCGACGCGGCTGAGGATGCCGGACGTCGGCGCGTGGCCCACCGTGCTCGAGTACCTGGTCGCACGTTTTCCGCACGACGAAACCCGCCTCCGCGAGAAGGTCGCCGCAGCGGAAGTCGTCGACGAGCGTGGGCAGCCGATCACCGAGGCCACCCCGTTCGCACCCCGCAAATTCGTGTACCTGTACCGGGATCCGCCGGTCGAGAAGCGGGTCCCGTTCGACATCGAGATCCTGCACCGCGACGAGGATCTCCTCGTCGTGGACAAGCCCCACTTCCTGGCCAGCACGCCGCGCGGCGCGTACGTCGCGGAGTCGGCGCTGGTCCGGTTGCGCCGAGACTTCGACCTTCCGGAACTGACACCCGCGCACCGGCTCGACCGGTTGACCGCCGGGGTGCTGATCTTCACGGTGCGGCGGGAGGTCCGGCGCGACTACCAGTCGCTGTTCGATCAGCGCCGGGTGGTCAAGGAGTACGAGGCGGTCGCCCGTTACGACCCCGATCTCCGGCTCCCCGCCACCGTCCGCAGTCGAATCGTCAAGGAGCGGGGCGTCTTGAAGGCGTACGAGATGGACGGTCCCGCGAACAGCGAAAGCCGCATCGAACTTCTCGAGATCCACGGCGACGCGGCCCGGTACCGGCTGCTGCCGCACACCGGCAAGACGCACCAGTTGCGGTTGCACATGAGTTCGCTCGGCATCCCGATCCACGGCGACAACTTCTATCCCGACTTCTACGACGTTGCCGCCGACGACTATTCGACGCCGCTGCGGCTGCTGGCCCGGTCCGTCGAGTTCGTCGACCCCTACTCCGGAGTCACGCGACGCTTCGCGAGCGTCCGTAGCCTCGACTGGCCGAGCTGA
- a CDS encoding CocE/NonD family hydrolase, with protein MIVRRWAFRPGAVAVALAVGVGLAVVPTVTASADPTGGAAGAAWTAAVDAPPEYPVIAIDWDVPITMSDGTVLKANVYRPADASGTPIDTRMPSVLGVTPYTKLVGNVVDSVFAVPGLEDTVVDLVNSFDLAGTPFDGVGEAAKVLTGGGMRVFGINRDLIRNGYTQVVVDARGTGFSQGEWQALGPLEQQDSVEIIDWMSKQGWSDGRVGMAGVSYSGINSLQAAGHQPPALKAIFPTEPGNDLLRDIVGTGGGLGVGFMPLWLSLVNGLKFVPDIQAIAQGRFDQRWLQDRLRDPLTLFPALIEAMTAPDINGLDPGTLRVAQDGQFYEERKAQAANIEVPTMLYGAWHDIFANSEPRVYNDIPLPAGEKQLIMSDAYHISFGGGFGEQGAPPRLDVLERAWFDKWLKGIDNGIDEYGPVTLYQQGNGWTTTDQFPRAGVDYQRMYLSGVSSGTAGHAAHDGSLVSAKPGDAAQLTVAPGLRGLCSRDGAQGTAGAAVVFGSVCSKDSRFAEAEGLTFTSAPVTQPTELSGPVNLHLETVLDAPDGFWAVTLNDVAPDGTSTPLTNGALTASMRAVDDSKSTKSANGDYTEPHHSLTVDARQPLVPGEVTPVDINFVPTDAVLEPGHRLRVDVYAGSVPRYLPLGPMLADSQLKPQHVALSPDRPSFLNLPLVGAQAW; from the coding sequence GTGATCGTGCGTCGATGGGCGTTTCGACCGGGCGCGGTGGCAGTCGCTCTGGCGGTGGGGGTGGGGCTCGCGGTGGTGCCCACGGTGACGGCGTCGGCGGATCCGACGGGTGGGGCGGCCGGGGCCGCGTGGACCGCGGCGGTCGACGCGCCGCCCGAGTACCCGGTGATCGCGATCGACTGGGACGTCCCCATCACCATGAGCGACGGAACGGTGCTGAAGGCCAACGTCTATCGCCCCGCGGACGCCTCCGGCACGCCGATCGACACCAGGATGCCGTCGGTTCTGGGCGTCACGCCGTACACGAAGCTGGTCGGCAACGTCGTCGATTCCGTGTTCGCGGTGCCGGGACTCGAGGACACGGTCGTCGACCTGGTGAACTCGTTCGATCTCGCCGGCACCCCGTTCGACGGTGTCGGGGAAGCGGCGAAGGTGCTCACCGGTGGCGGCATGCGCGTCTTCGGCATCAACCGCGACCTCATCCGGAACGGGTACACCCAGGTGGTGGTCGATGCCCGGGGCACCGGCTTCTCCCAGGGGGAATGGCAGGCGCTCGGTCCGCTCGAGCAGCAGGACTCCGTCGAGATCATCGACTGGATGAGCAAGCAGGGATGGTCCGACGGCAGGGTCGGCATGGCGGGGGTGTCCTATTCGGGAATCAACTCGCTGCAGGCCGCGGGGCATCAGCCGCCGGCATTGAAGGCCATCTTCCCGACCGAACCGGGCAACGATCTGCTCCGCGACATCGTCGGAACGGGCGGTGGTCTCGGTGTGGGATTCATGCCGCTGTGGCTGTCGCTGGTCAACGGTCTCAAGTTCGTTCCCGACATCCAGGCCATCGCGCAGGGGCGTTTCGACCAGCGGTGGCTGCAGGATCGGTTGCGGGATCCGCTGACGCTCTTCCCCGCGCTGATCGAGGCCATGACCGCGCCGGACATCAACGGTCTCGACCCTGGCACGCTGCGGGTGGCGCAGGACGGCCAGTTCTACGAGGAGCGGAAGGCGCAGGCCGCGAACATCGAGGTGCCGACGATGCTCTACGGCGCGTGGCACGACATCTTCGCGAACAGCGAGCCGCGGGTCTACAACGACATCCCGCTGCCCGCCGGGGAGAAGCAGCTGATCATGAGCGACGCCTACCACATCTCGTTCGGGGGCGGCTTCGGTGAGCAGGGTGCCCCGCCGCGACTCGACGTCCTCGAACGCGCCTGGTTCGACAAGTGGCTGAAGGGCATCGACAACGGCATCGACGAGTACGGTCCGGTCACGCTGTATCAGCAGGGCAACGGCTGGACCACCACCGATCAGTTCCCGCGGGCGGGTGTCGACTACCAGCGGATGTACCTGTCGGGTGTCTCCAGCGGCACCGCCGGGCACGCCGCCCACGACGGCAGCCTGGTGTCGGCGAAACCCGGCGACGCGGCACAGCTCACCGTCGCACCCGGACTTCGCGGGCTCTGTTCCCGCGACGGCGCGCAGGGCACCGCAGGCGCGGCCGTCGTCTTCGGATCGGTGTGCAGCAAGGACTCCCGGTTCGCCGAGGCCGAGGGACTGACGTTCACCAGTGCCCCGGTCACGCAGCCGACCGAGCTGTCGGGTCCGGTCAATCTGCACCTCGAAACCGTGCTCGACGCCCCGGACGGATTCTGGGCGGTGACGCTCAACGACGTCGCACCGGACGGCACGTCGACTCCGCTCACCAACGGCGCTCTCACCGCTTCCATGCGGGCCGTGGACGATTCGAAGAGCACCAAGTCGGCGAACGGCGACTACACCGAACCGCACCACTCTCTGACGGTGGACGCCCGTCAGCCGCTGGTCCCGGGTGAAGTGACACCGGTCGATATCAACTTCGTGCCCACCGACGCGGTCCTCGAACCGGGGCATCGGCTGCGCGTCGACGTGTACGCGGGCAGCGTCCCCCGGTACCTGCCGCTCGGACCGATGCTGGCCGACAGCCAACTGAAGCCGCAGCACGTCGCGTTGTCCCCGGATCGCCCGAGTTTCCTCAATCTGCCGCTGGTCGGAGCGCAGGCGTGGTGA
- a CDS encoding oxidoreductase, translated as MTKWTASDIVDQSGRTFVVTGANSGLGEVAARALGKAGAHVVLACRNTHKGEVVARSIGDNAEVRRLDLSDLASVREFAAGVESVDVLVNNAGVMAVPQRTTADGFEMQIGTNHLGHFALTGLLLDKITDRVATMSSAAHQAGTIHLDDLNWERRKYNRWSAYGQSKLANLLFTYELQRRLSAAGSPVKAVAAHPGYASTNLQAHTESVQDKLMAVGNRIFAQSAEMGALPMLYAATAPDVIGGSYIGPDGLFEQRGHPKVVGSNKKSRDEHTAGALWSLSEDLTGVEFTFR; from the coding sequence ATGACCAAGTGGACAGCTTCGGACATCGTCGATCAGAGCGGCCGCACGTTCGTCGTCACGGGCGCCAACAGTGGTCTGGGGGAGGTGGCCGCGCGGGCTCTGGGCAAGGCTGGCGCGCACGTCGTGCTGGCCTGTCGTAACACCCACAAGGGGGAGGTCGTCGCCCGGTCGATCGGTGACAACGCCGAGGTGCGCCGCCTCGATCTGTCCGACCTCGCCTCGGTGCGCGAGTTCGCCGCCGGCGTCGAGTCCGTCGACGTGCTCGTGAACAACGCCGGCGTGATGGCGGTGCCGCAGCGCACGACCGCCGACGGATTCGAAATGCAGATCGGCACAAACCATCTCGGGCACTTCGCGTTGACCGGCCTGCTGCTCGACAAGATCACCGACCGGGTCGCCACCATGTCGAGTGCCGCACATCAGGCGGGAACAATTCACCTCGACGACCTCAACTGGGAACGCCGCAAGTACAACCGCTGGAGCGCGTACGGACAGTCGAAGCTCGCGAATCTGCTGTTCACGTACGAGTTGCAGCGCAGGCTGTCCGCGGCGGGGTCACCCGTCAAAGCGGTGGCCGCGCACCCCGGTTACGCGTCGACCAATCTGCAGGCCCACACCGAGTCGGTGCAGGACAAGCTGATGGCCGTCGGCAACCGGATCTTCGCGCAGTCGGCGGAGATGGGGGCGCTGCCGATGCTGTACGCGGCCACCGCACCCGACGTGATCGGCGGCAGCTACATCGGGCCGGACGGCCTGTTCGAGCAGCGTGGCCACCCGAAGGTGGTGGGCTCCAACAAGAAGTCGCGGGACGAGCACACCGCGGGGGCGTTGTGGTCTCTGTCGGAGGACCTGACGGGCGTCGAGTTCACGTTCCGGTGA
- a CDS encoding organic hydroperoxide resistance protein, which yields MKIVYTAEALATGEGRNGHARTSDGRLDLNLAIPTEMGGSGDGTNPEQLFAAGYAACFHSALQLVARQAKANVADSAVGARVGIGATDGGGFGLAVTLEVSLPHLPRAEALELTEKAHQVCPYSNATRGNIDVTLEVTED from the coding sequence ATGAAGATCGTCTACACCGCCGAGGCTCTCGCCACCGGAGAAGGCCGCAACGGCCACGCCCGCACGTCCGACGGCCGGCTCGACCTGAATCTCGCGATCCCCACCGAGATGGGCGGGTCCGGCGACGGCACCAACCCTGAGCAGTTGTTCGCCGCCGGATACGCGGCCTGCTTCCACTCCGCACTCCAGCTGGTCGCCCGTCAGGCGAAGGCGAACGTCGCCGACTCCGCCGTCGGCGCCCGCGTCGGCATCGGCGCCACGGACGGCGGCGGCTTCGGTCTCGCCGTCACCCTCGAGGTCTCCCTCCCCCACCTGCCCCGCGCCGAGGCGCTCGAACTGACCGAGAAGGCACACCAGGTGTGCCCCTACTCCAACGCCACCCGCGGCAACATCGACGTCACCCTCGAGGTCACCGAAGACTGA
- a CDS encoding MarR family winged helix-turn-helix transcriptional regulator, with protein MTDNLALDRQVCFALYSASRAMTARYRSMLDSLGVTYPQYLVLLVLWEQDGRGVREICDALELDTGTLSPLLKRLDTLGLVERRRSSADERRVGIHLTEKGAALRAAAEGIPAELAQSTGMEVDELVALRDTLSQLTESLHRFNTPTGEKKP; from the coding sequence GTGACCGACAACCTCGCCCTCGACCGCCAGGTGTGCTTCGCGCTGTACTCGGCTTCCCGCGCCATGACGGCGAGATACCGGTCGATGCTCGACTCGCTGGGAGTGACCTACCCGCAGTACCTCGTGCTGCTGGTGCTCTGGGAACAGGACGGCCGCGGAGTACGTGAGATCTGCGACGCCCTCGAACTCGACACCGGCACGCTGTCGCCACTGCTCAAGCGGCTCGACACCCTGGGCCTGGTCGAACGCCGGCGCTCCTCGGCCGACGAGCGCCGGGTCGGGATCCACCTCACCGAAAAGGGCGCGGCCCTCCGCGCCGCCGCGGAGGGCATCCCCGCGGAACTCGCTCAGTCGACAGGAATGGAGGTCGACGAACTCGTCGCCCTGCGGGACACCCTGTCGCAGCTCACCGAATCGCTCCACCGCTTCAACACCCCTACAGGAGAGAAGAAACCATGA